A genomic window from Anthonomus grandis grandis chromosome 4, icAntGran1.3, whole genome shotgun sequence includes:
- the LOC126735462 gene encoding putative inorganic phosphate cotransporter, producing MAVEKEQYNYTDKQKVYGAVNKELTETFLKKEKFEEDLNASVPKIGYRHLQVFLLFLLCFTAFGFRVNLSVAIVAMTDPSVNESPEIPSYPHWTDKNVVLSAFFWGYVLPQIFAGWAATKVGAKWILICTYAINSVFGFGIPYAAAYFGSKGVMVCRMIQGLTQGFIYPSVTAVLSHWVVPQERSRLGTIVYAAGPSGTILGMFLTGMISSSSYGWPWAFYSYGIIGIIWCFLMIIFGYNSPSENPYISKAEKYYIESNLGHTDGKIKHPTPWKAILTSKPVWALFITQTGNNYAFWTLFSQIPSYMNYVMHFNMKDNGLLSSLPYIVLWILSWGIGFTSDFVINKGILSRTASRKTFNSLGQFLPSIALVVLGFIRPDQPIVAVILLITAVGTNAFHFCGFSVNYLDLSPNHSALIIGLCNGFSQITGIVAPLVVQCVVTNSSDPLQWRIVFFIAAAISTSSAIAFIIFGSAKVQPWNEPEKHVDEEKI from the exons atggcTGTGGAAAAGGAACAATATAATTATACAGATAAACAAAAAGTGTATGGAGCAGTAAATAAGGAACTGacagaaacttttttaaaaaaggagaaATTTGAAGAAGATTTAAATGCATCAg TTCCAAAAATTGGATATCGTCACCTACAAGTTTTCCTGCTCTTTCTATTATGCTTTACAGCATTTGGTTTCCGGGTAAACTTATCTGTTGCTATAGTTGCTATGACAGATCCCTCTGTAAATGAGAGTCCTGAAATACCA agtTATCCTCATTGGACTGATAAGAATGTAGTACTTTCAGCCtttttttggggttatgtaTTGCCTCAGATATTTGCTGGATGGGCAGCTACCAAAGTTGGAGCCAAATGGATATTAATTTGTACTTATGCAATAAATTCCGTgtttg GATTTGGGATTCCGTATGCGGCAGCCTACTTTGGCTCAAAAGGCGTAATGGTGTGCAGAATGATTCAAGGGTTGACCCAAGGATTTATATACCCCTCTGTCACAGCTGTGTTAAGTCACTGGGTTGTTCCGCAGGAGAGATCAAGGTTGGGTACCATAGTCTATGCAG ccgGTCCTAGTGGTACTATTCTAGGCATGTTTCTAACAGGCATGATATCATCAAGTTCCTACGGATGGCCATGGGCATTTTATTCTTATGGAATCATTGGTATAATTTGGTGTTTTCTCATgataatttttggatataatagTCCTTCTGAAAATCCTTATATTAGCAAagcagaaaaatattatatcgaAAGTAATTTAGGGCACACTGATGGAAAAATT AAACACCCAACACCATGGAAAGCAATTTTAACATCAAAGCCGGTGTGGGCTTTATTTATTACCCAGACTGGCAATAATTATGCCTTTTGGACATTATTTTCACAAATACCTAGCTACATGAACTATGTCATGCATTTTAATATGAAGGAT AATGGTTTGCTCTCTTCTTTACCATACATTGTTTTGTGGATATTGAGTTGGGGAATCGGTTTTACTTCagattttgtaataaataaaggaATTTTATCTAGAACTGCCTCAAGAAAAACCTTTAATTCTTTGG GTCAATTTCTTCCTTCAATAGCTCTTGTAGTTCTTGGATTTATTAGACCAGATCAGCCTATCGTAGCAGTTATCTTACTTATAACCGCTGTGGGAACTAATGCTTTCCATTTTTGCGGCTTTAGTGTAAATTATTTAGATCTCAGCCCTAACCATTCTGCATTGATTATAGGATTATGTAATGGATTTTCTCAAATAACTGGTATAGTTGCGCCACTGGTTGTACAGTGCGTGGTTACGAATTCA agtgATCCTCTTCAATGGAGAATCGTCTTTTTTATTGCTGCAGCCATTAGCACATCCTCAGCAATagcgtttattatttttggttctGCAAAAGTGCAGCCTTGGAATGAGCCAGAAAAGCATGTTGAcgaggaaaaaatataa